One part of the Desulfotignum phosphitoxidans DSM 13687 genome encodes these proteins:
- a CDS encoding UbiA family prenyltransferase: MVETSGIRAAIELTKFRLTGFIALSGIFGHILAAPAPGIDTLVIGAGVWLLAAGAAVLNHIQDRRYDCWFARTRHRCLVKNRVDLQTAGWVASGLVISGLALLAGGLDTHLPWILGILALVCYNGLYTPLKKKTLFAVWPGVICGMLPPAIGWTAVPSSQCHGTGIQLFGVMLVMGIWQVPHFLVLAAAQPVCDPGADRFPTFIRLWTKTELFLQILVWVCVYSLGVFWFLLNGGIVLPGVSASLAGMAFVLPGVMGFFLTRFPAYAGAGGFTTLNLSMLIFMVLGILDRILPTVFPLQ, translated from the coding sequence ATGGTAGAAACAAGCGGTATCCGTGCGGCAATCGAGCTGACCAAGTTCCGGCTCACCGGATTTATCGCTTTGTCCGGCATTTTCGGGCATATTCTGGCGGCTCCGGCCCCCGGGATCGATACCCTGGTCATTGGGGCCGGAGTGTGGTTGCTGGCTGCCGGGGCTGCCGTGCTCAATCATATTCAGGACCGGCGGTATGACTGCTGGTTTGCCAGAACCCGGCACCGGTGCCTGGTAAAGAATCGGGTGGATTTGCAGACGGCGGGATGGGTGGCATCAGGTCTGGTTATTTCCGGTCTGGCGCTTCTTGCCGGGGGGCTGGATACGCATCTGCCCTGGATTCTGGGGATTCTGGCCCTGGTCTGCTACAATGGGCTGTACACCCCGCTGAAGAAAAAAACCCTGTTTGCCGTGTGGCCCGGTGTGATCTGCGGTATGCTGCCCCCGGCCATCGGGTGGACAGCGGTGCCGTCGTCCCAGTGCCATGGAACAGGCATTCAACTGTTCGGGGTGATGCTGGTGATGGGCATCTGGCAGGTCCCCCATTTTTTGGTACTGGCCGCGGCCCAGCCGGTTTGTGATCCGGGGGCGGACCGGTTTCCCACATTTATCCGCCTGTGGACGAAAACGGAACTTTTTCTTCAGATTCTGGTGTGGGTCTGTGTTTACAGCTTAGGTGTTTTCTGGTTTCTTCTCAACGGCGGGATTGTGTTGCCGGGGGTTTCAGCCAGCCTGGCCGGGATGGCTTTTGTCCTGCCAGGAGTGATGGGTTTTTTTCTCACAAGATTTCCGGCTTACGCCGGGGCCGGCGGATTCACCACCCTTAATCTGTCCATGCTGATTTTCATGGTTCTGGGGATTCTGGACCGGATTCTGCCAACCGTGTTTCCGCTTCAATGA
- a CDS encoding gamma carbonic anhydrase family protein gives MIRSFKGKTPRIAPSAYVDDTAVLIGDIEIGEESSVWPGAVIRADLGKITIGQKTIVEDNCVIHAGAPNGRDGDVFIGDRVVIGHGAVLNCRSIGNYVLIGMNATLLHEASIGDYCLIGAAALVGAGKVIPDYSLVFGAPGQIKGRPSEEQLWWAKAAYEEYKPLMDEYKKLQSIPS, from the coding sequence ATGATACGATCGTTTAAAGGCAAAACACCCAGGATTGCGCCATCGGCTTATGTGGACGACACGGCCGTGCTGATCGGAGACATCGAAATCGGCGAAGAGTCCAGTGTGTGGCCCGGTGCCGTCATCCGGGCGGATCTGGGAAAAATCACCATCGGGCAAAAGACCATTGTGGAGGACAACTGCGTGATCCATGCCGGGGCCCCCAACGGCAGAGACGGAGATGTGTTCATCGGGGACCGGGTGGTCATCGGACACGGGGCCGTGCTCAACTGCCGGTCCATCGGTAATTATGTGCTCATCGGCATGAATGCCACCCTGCTTCATGAAGCCAGCATCGGTGATTACTGCCTGATCGGTGCAGCCGCCCTGGTGGGGGCCGGCAAAGTCATTCCCGATTATTCCCTGGTTTTCGGGGCCCCCGGACAGATCAAGGGGCGGCCATCTGAAGAGCAGCTCTGGTGGGCCAAAGCCGCATATGAGGAATACAAGCCGCTGATGGATGAGTATAAAAAATTACAATCCATTCCGTCTTAG
- a CDS encoding TetR/AcrR family transcriptional regulator yields the protein MAESRFAELKEKEKLARKQIVIESALALFAKKPFYEVGMREVADEAGISAATIYRYFPSQQALFNEAFLQDISAASKEFKTMVETDKPASIEQFGIKFVDHLINNESTFQMMAYLMLKDNLSHPVMGKFDSVTKIFFDLFAELLCRHGVAKEQARIYSHAFVASITGILMVFRNSPVTDKTATRNHIIKVVKITASLYTNQLLGHQDSVRA from the coding sequence TTGGCTGAGTCTCGATTTGCGGAATTAAAGGAAAAAGAAAAGCTGGCAAGAAAGCAGATTGTCATTGAATCCGCTCTGGCATTGTTTGCAAAAAAACCGTTTTATGAAGTGGGCATGCGGGAAGTGGCCGACGAGGCCGGTATATCCGCGGCGACCATTTACCGGTATTTTCCCAGTCAGCAGGCATTGTTCAATGAGGCTTTTCTTCAGGATATCTCCGCTGCCAGCAAAGAGTTCAAAACCATGGTTGAAACCGATAAGCCCGCAAGTATCGAGCAGTTCGGCATAAAATTTGTGGATCATCTCATCAATAACGAATCCACGTTTCAGATGATGGCTTATCTGATGCTCAAAGACAACCTGTCCCATCCGGTCATGGGAAAATTCGACTCAGTCACCAAAATATTTTTTGATCTGTTTGCTGAATTACTGTGTCGCCACGGTGTGGCAAAGGAACAGGCCCGTATCTATTCCCACGCGTTTGTGGCATCCATCACCGGGATTCTCATGGTTTTCCGCAACTCACCCGTGACAGACAAAACCGCCACAAGAAACCATATCATCAAGGTGGTGAAAATCACCGCGTCTTTGTATACAAACCAGTTGCTGGGTCATCAGGACAGTGTCCGTGCCTGA
- a CDS encoding cytochrome C oxidase subunit IV family protein: MASEPHIIGYKTLGLTLAALLVLTGVTVGAASIDLGWVNVWITLMIASVKAGFVLLVFMHMRWEGRTLRWSFLATVLFMAVMIGFIFWDVAFR; this comes from the coding sequence ATGGCATCTGAACCCCATATTATTGGATACAAAACCCTGGGGCTGACCCTGGCGGCCCTGCTGGTGCTGACCGGCGTGACCGTGGGAGCCGCATCCATCGACCTGGGCTGGGTCAATGTGTGGATCACTCTGATGATCGCATCGGTCAAGGCCGGATTTGTGCTGCTGGTGTTTATGCACATGCGCTGGGAAGGCCGGACACTGCGATGGTCGTTTCTGGCCACGGTGCTGTTTATGGCCGTCATGATCGGGTTTATTTTCTGGGACGTGGCATTCAGGTGA
- a CDS encoding cytochrome c oxidase subunit I, with the protein MTSFYQTPEPAGFTGIRSWLITFDHKRIALLYLFSILFWFLLAVTLGGLIRLELMFPGKTVLGAQMYNSVFTLHGVIMIFLFIIPALPAIFGNFFLPIHIGAEDVYFPRLNLLSWYLYMAGGIVAIVSLFSDGFPDTGWTFYVPFSISTNTNVSTAVFAAFILGFSSMLTGLNFITTIHKMRAKTMGWLQLPLFTWSLYATAWVQLLATPVITITLVLVVVERLFNVGLFDPARGGDPILYQHLFWIYSHPAVYIMILPGMGVISEIIPVSARKSIFGYKAIVASSLAIAIAGSLVWAHHMYTSGMSDTAVFVFSLLTFVVAIPSAIKVFSWVATLYKGAIEMTPPLLFSLCFIYLFSVGGLTGLVLGAAGANIHVHDTHFVVAHFHFTMFGGTGFAFFAALHYWWPKMFGKMYDFKKAYIAAILVTVGFMLHYVPMFVLGLQGMPRRYYDYLPQYAAGNFFAGFGALFMIAGIGLMMVNLLTSLARERTAAADDPWGGVTLEWTIPSPPPLHNFAKDPEVMDYPYDFTKVAAVGPGAAPMDPETGK; encoded by the coding sequence ATGACATCATTTTACCAAACCCCTGAGCCGGCAGGATTTACCGGGATCCGGTCCTGGCTGATCACCTTTGATCACAAACGCATTGCCCTTTTGTATTTGTTTTCCATCCTGTTCTGGTTTTTGCTGGCCGTGACACTGGGCGGCTTGATCCGCCTGGAACTGATGTTTCCGGGAAAAACCGTTCTGGGCGCCCAGATGTATAATTCCGTGTTCACGCTGCACGGGGTGATCATGATTTTTCTGTTCATTATTCCGGCGTTGCCCGCCATTTTCGGCAATTTTTTTCTGCCTATCCACATCGGAGCCGAAGATGTGTATTTTCCCAGACTCAATCTGCTGTCCTGGTATCTGTACATGGCCGGCGGCATCGTGGCCATTGTGTCGCTGTTTTCCGACGGATTTCCCGACACCGGATGGACCTTTTACGTACCGTTTTCCATTTCCACCAACACCAATGTGTCCACGGCCGTGTTCGCCGCATTCATCCTGGGATTTTCCTCCATGCTCACCGGGCTCAATTTCATCACCACCATTCACAAAATGCGGGCAAAAACCATGGGATGGCTTCAGTTGCCGTTGTTCACCTGGAGTTTGTACGCCACGGCCTGGGTCCAGCTGCTGGCCACCCCGGTGATCACCATTACTCTGGTGCTGGTGGTGGTGGAACGGCTTTTCAATGTGGGGCTGTTTGACCCGGCCCGGGGGGGTGACCCCATCCTTTACCAGCATCTGTTCTGGATCTATTCCCATCCGGCGGTGTACATCATGATCCTGCCGGGTATGGGCGTGATTTCAGAGATTATCCCGGTATCTGCCAGAAAATCGATCTTCGGGTACAAGGCCATTGTGGCCTCGTCTCTGGCCATTGCCATTGCCGGATCTCTGGTATGGGCCCATCATATGTACACCAGCGGCATGAGTGACACGGCTGTGTTCGTGTTTTCTCTGCTCACCTTTGTGGTGGCCATCCCTTCGGCCATTAAGGTGTTTTCCTGGGTGGCCACCCTGTACAAAGGGGCCATTGAGATGACCCCGCCGCTATTGTTTTCCCTGTGTTTTATTTACCTGTTTTCCGTGGGCGGGCTCACCGGGCTGGTGCTGGGGGCGGCCGGGGCCAATATCCATGTGCATGACACCCATTTTGTGGTGGCCCATTTTCATTTCACCATGTTCGGGGGTACGGGGTTTGCCTTTTTTGCAGCCCTGCATTACTGGTGGCCCAAGATGTTCGGAAAGATGTATGATTTTAAAAAGGCCTATATCGCTGCCATTCTGGTCACGGTCGGGTTTATGCTGCACTATGTGCCCATGTTTGTGTTGGGACTCCAGGGCATGCCCCGGCGCTATTATGACTATCTTCCCCAGTATGCGGCCGGTAATTTTTTTGCGGGATTCGGAGCGTTGTTCATGATTGCCGGCATCGGCCTGATGATGGTGAATTTGTTAACTTCTCTGGCCAGGGAGCGCACCGCTGCTGCGGATGATCCCTGGGGCGGGGTCACCCTGGAGTGGACCATTCCCTCGCCCCCGCCTTTGCACAATTTTGCTAAAGACCCGGAAGTGATGGATTATCCTTACGATTTTACAAAGGTGGCGGCCGTCGGCCCTGGTGCGGCACCCATGGATCCGGAGACGGGCAAATGA
- a CDS encoding SCO family protein: MAGWVTCLMLTIAVPGFAQDGGLDHAPHDPAGNTRVNLADPHHDHDAMVMDEGTDINALAGQVKVEERLGQYIDLEARFLDAQGRSVTIREIFDKPVVLLPIWFFCPSVCTFLQADLAKALNRVDQLPGEAFNIITLSFSDDEDPSHALAAKNNYANLLQRDFPLENWFYLTGDEENIRRVTDSLGYYFVKKKPHEYIHPNAMVVLAEDGKIIRYLYGPGFLPFDLGMALTEARKGKPGVSIKRRVLSFCFDYDSENNTYVFRLFRITGTVILILLAGFVVFLVRPGKKTGRRRPGG; this comes from the coding sequence ATGGCAGGGTGGGTCACCTGCCTGATGCTGACCATTGCGGTGCCCGGGTTTGCACAGGATGGCGGACTGGATCATGCCCCTCATGATCCAGCCGGGAATACACGGGTGAATCTGGCAGATCCCCATCATGACCATGATGCCATGGTCATGGATGAGGGGACGGACATAAACGCGCTGGCAGGTCAGGTGAAAGTCGAGGAACGACTGGGCCAGTATATCGACCTGGAGGCGCGGTTTCTGGATGCCCAGGGTCGGTCAGTCACCATCCGGGAAATATTTGACAAGCCTGTGGTGCTGTTGCCCATCTGGTTTTTCTGCCCGTCGGTGTGTACGTTTCTCCAGGCGGATCTGGCAAAGGCATTGAACCGGGTGGACCAGCTGCCCGGGGAAGCGTTCAATATCATTACCTTGAGTTTTTCAGATGATGAAGACCCTTCCCATGCCCTGGCCGCCAAAAACAATTATGCCAACCTGCTCCAGCGCGATTTTCCTCTGGAAAACTGGTTCTATCTCACCGGGGATGAGGAAAATATCCGGCGGGTAACCGATTCTCTGGGATATTATTTTGTCAAGAAAAAGCCCCATGAATATATCCATCCCAACGCCATGGTGGTGCTGGCAGAAGACGGGAAAATAATCCGCTATCTGTATGGCCCCGGGTTTCTGCCTTTTGACCTGGGCATGGCATTGACCGAGGCCCGAAAAGGGAAACCCGGGGTGTCCATCAAGCGGCGGGTGCTTTCTTTCTGCTTTGATTATGATTCGGAAAATAACACCTATGTGTTCCGGCTGTTCAGAATCACGGGAACTGTGATTCTGATTCTGCTGGCCGGATTTGTGGTGTTTCTGGTCCGGCCGGGAAAGAAAACCGGGCGCAGACGGCCGGGGGGTTAA
- the coxB gene encoding cytochrome c oxidase subunit II: protein MTDIINPAVLVDRSFYFIIGFSFVFLFAITLVMIYFVIRYRRSRHPVPADIRGNWKLETAWIFIPTLIALAMFVSGWQAYTGLRNVPEGALEVDVIAQSFSWIFIYPTGKETENELQVPVNTPVKLNITSMDVIHSLYIPAFRVKVDAVKGLTTYAWFLPETIGEYFLQCTEFCGVGHADMTGVVRVVSEDAFDEWVEEDDGW, encoded by the coding sequence ATGACTGATATCATCAATCCGGCGGTCCTGGTGGACCGGTCTTTTTATTTCATCATTGGATTCTCTTTTGTGTTTCTGTTTGCCATCACTCTGGTGATGATCTATTTTGTGATCCGGTACCGTCGATCCCGCCATCCGGTGCCTGCGGATATCCGGGGAAACTGGAAGCTGGAAACCGCCTGGATATTCATTCCCACCCTCATCGCTTTGGCCATGTTCGTGTCCGGGTGGCAGGCCTATACCGGGCTGCGCAATGTACCCGAAGGGGCTTTGGAGGTGGATGTCATTGCCCAGTCTTTTTCCTGGATTTTTATTTATCCCACGGGCAAGGAAACGGAAAACGAACTTCAGGTACCGGTGAATACGCCCGTGAAACTCAACATCACTTCCATGGATGTGATTCACAGTCTGTATATTCCGGCGTTTAGGGTCAAGGTGGATGCGGTGAAAGGTCTGACCACCTATGCCTGGTTTCTGCCGGAAACCATTGGGGAGTATTTTCTTCAATGCACGGAGTTCTGCGGGGTAGGGCATGCGGACATGACCGGCGTGGTCCGGGTGGTGTCTGAAGACGCGTTTGATGAATGGGTGGAAGAGGATGACGGATGGTAG
- a CDS encoding phosphagen kinase, with translation MAADSGDAAIFPEHAVSLAHRFLTPSLFERLSRLKTDTGFTLEQAIRSGRENPDSHIGIYAGDAQTYALFKEIFDPVIRTYHQITGPIRHIPRLEPLDLPDLDPHNQLIVSTRIRVARNLSGHAFSPNITTQNRQIVARQVQQALDALPESLQGHFHAMDALTLDQIQNQAFQGTAFLPGDRFQASAGINRNFPVSRGVFTSHDRTFRVWINEEDHLRIICLEKTGNLSKVFNRMVSALAHIREPIDFASDPRLGYLTACPTNIGTAMRAGVHIRLPHLENHPNRLKRLASTYGLQIRGTLGEKTAVTESVFDISNRFRLGTGETQLIQTLHTGIAAIIEAETRLAESGPESPEP, from the coding sequence ATGGCAGCTGATTCCGGGGATGCGGCGATTTTTCCTGAACATGCCGTTTCTCTGGCCCATCGTTTTTTAACCCCGTCTCTGTTTGAGCGCCTGTCCCGGCTGAAAACCGACACCGGCTTCACCCTGGAACAGGCGATCCGGTCCGGTCGGGAAAACCCGGATTCTCATATCGGCATCTATGCCGGCGATGCACAAACCTATGCCCTGTTCAAGGAAATTTTCGATCCGGTGATCCGGACCTATCATCAAATCACCGGTCCCATCCGTCATATACCGCGCCTGGAGCCTCTGGACCTGCCGGATCTGGATCCCCACAACCAATTGATTGTTTCCACCCGGATCCGGGTGGCCAGAAACCTGTCCGGCCACGCGTTTTCCCCCAACATCACCACGCAAAACCGGCAGATCGTGGCCCGGCAGGTCCAGCAGGCCCTGGATGCCTTGCCTGAATCGCTCCAGGGACACTTTCACGCCATGGATGCATTGACCCTGGATCAAATTCAAAACCAGGCGTTTCAGGGCACGGCATTTTTACCCGGTGACCGGTTTCAGGCATCCGCCGGCATCAACCGGAACTTTCCTGTATCCCGGGGGGTGTTCACGAGCCATGACAGGACTTTTCGTGTCTGGATCAATGAAGAAGATCATCTGCGCATCATCTGTCTTGAAAAAACCGGGAATCTGTCAAAAGTTTTCAACCGGATGGTCTCTGCGTTGGCACACATCCGTGAACCGATTGATTTTGCATCTGATCCCAGGCTGGGATATCTGACCGCCTGTCCCACCAATATCGGGACCGCCATGCGGGCCGGCGTGCATATCCGGCTGCCCCATCTGGAAAATCACCCAAACCGGCTCAAAAGACTGGCATCCACCTATGGATTGCAGATCCGGGGAACCCTGGGGGAAAAAACCGCTGTAACAGAATCCGTGTTTGATATCAGTAACCGCTTCCGGCTGGGAACCGGCGAAACCCAACTCATTCAGACCCTGCACACCGGCATTGCCGCCATCATTGAAGCGGAAACACGGTTGGCAGAATCCGGTCCAGAATCCCCAGAACCATGA
- a CDS encoding DJ-1 family glyoxalase III has product MEKTVLVPVAQGIEEMEAITIIDVLRRAGARVVVASVDDLTIKAARGIEFKADCLIKDCREQSFDLIVLPGGIPGADNLQKSETLAELLKKQAAQKKLYGAICASPAVVLHPLGLVTPGAVTCHPGFADRIEGGTVQDRNVVIDGPCITSKGAGTALEFALTLVRRLFDDKVLADVKGGLAL; this is encoded by the coding sequence ATGGAAAAAACCGTATTGGTGCCGGTGGCCCAGGGAATCGAAGAGATGGAGGCCATTACGATCATTGATGTACTTCGGCGGGCCGGTGCCCGGGTGGTAGTGGCATCGGTGGATGACCTGACCATCAAAGCGGCCCGGGGCATTGAATTCAAAGCAGACTGTTTGATCAAAGACTGCCGGGAGCAAAGTTTTGACCTGATTGTCCTGCCAGGCGGCATTCCGGGGGCGGATAATCTTCAAAAATCAGAAACGCTGGCAGAACTGCTCAAAAAACAGGCAGCACAGAAAAAATTATATGGGGCTATCTGTGCATCTCCGGCCGTGGTACTTCATCCCCTGGGACTGGTCACACCCGGGGCCGTGACCTGCCATCCGGGATTTGCCGACCGGATTGAGGGCGGCACGGTCCAGGACCGCAACGTGGTCATTGACGGACCCTGCATCACCAGCAAAGGGGCGGGCACGGCACTGGAATTCGCCTTGACCCTGGTCCGCCGGTTGTTTGACGACAAGGTCCTTGCGGATGTCAAAGGAGGTCTGGCCCTTTAG
- a CDS encoding tautomerase family protein, which produces MPYVNIKITREGATKEQKAELIEGVTRLLKDVLGKNPATTFVTIDEVDTDNWGVGGIPVTELRKQQK; this is translated from the coding sequence ATGCCATACGTGAACATAAAAATTACCAGAGAAGGCGCCACAAAGGAACAGAAAGCCGAGCTCATTGAAGGGGTGACCCGGCTGCTCAAAGATGTGCTGGGAAAAAATCCCGCCACCACGTTTGTGACCATTGATGAGGTGGATACGGACAACTGGGGCGTCGGCGGCATTCCGGTCACAGAACTGCGTAAACAACAAAAATAA
- a CDS encoding NAD(P)H-dependent glycerol-3-phosphate dehydrogenase — protein MIQIDDIQSTRIGVVGAGSWGTALAKLLAEKGFDIDFWVFESEVKEQIETLQENRVFLPGYLLPDAIHPFNDIETVVKDKDLVLVVVPSHFMRSVAMQMKPFIAKDAVVVSASKGIENKTHLTMTGILEEILDFLPPENLAVLSGPSFAKEVAAKIPTVVAAASVNDRVARFVQAVFAGPTFRVYVNHDPVGTQIGGAMKNVLAIAAGICDGMNMGLNPRAALITRGLTEMNRLGTRLGADPLTLSGLAGVGDLLLTCTGALSRNYTVGMQIGQGKKLDDIISEMRMVAEGVKTTRSVYNLSRKLGVDLPICNEVYHVLFENYPLEETIQRLMNRSLKHELDGVL, from the coding sequence ATGATACAGATAGATGACATACAATCGACCCGCATCGGGGTCGTGGGGGCCGGTTCCTGGGGAACCGCGCTTGCCAAACTGCTGGCTGAAAAAGGGTTTGATATTGATTTCTGGGTGTTTGAATCCGAAGTAAAGGAACAGATTGAAACCTTGCAGGAAAACCGGGTGTTTCTGCCGGGGTATCTGCTTCCCGATGCCATTCATCCGTTCAATGATATTGAAACCGTGGTCAAGGACAAGGATCTGGTGCTGGTTGTCGTTCCCTCCCATTTCATGCGGTCCGTGGCCATGCAGATGAAACCGTTCATTGCAAAAGACGCTGTGGTGGTCAGTGCATCCAAAGGAATTGAAAACAAGACCCATCTCACCATGACCGGTATTCTGGAAGAAATTCTGGATTTTCTGCCCCCGGAAAATCTGGCGGTGTTGTCCGGTCCCAGCTTTGCCAAGGAAGTGGCGGCAAAAATTCCCACGGTGGTGGCGGCGGCATCTGTGAATGACCGGGTGGCCCGGTTTGTCCAGGCGGTGTTCGCCGGCCCCACCTTCCGGGTGTATGTCAACCATGATCCGGTCGGTACCCAGATCGGCGGGGCCATGAAAAATGTCCTGGCCATTGCCGCGGGCATCTGTGACGGCATGAACATGGGACTCAACCCCAGAGCCGCTCTGATCACCCGGGGGTTGACGGAAATGAACCGTCTGGGCACCCGCTTAGGGGCCGACCCGCTGACCCTGTCCGGCCTGGCCGGAGTCGGAGACCTGCTGCTCACCTGTACCGGCGCGTTGAGCCGGAATTACACGGTGGGGATGCAGATCGGCCAGGGCAAAAAACTGGATGACATCATCTCGGAAATGCGTATGGTGGCCGAAGGGGTGAAAACCACCCGGTCCGTGTACAACCTGTCCCGGAAACTGGGCGTGGATCTGCCCATCTGCAATGAAGTTTATCATGTTTTGTTTGAGAATTATCCATTGGAAGAAACCATACAGCGCCTGATGAACCGCTCTTTAAAGCATGAGTTGGACGGGGTGTTGTAA
- a CDS encoding cytochrome c oxidase subunit 3 family protein, which yields MTAHTDPTGKKLGMWLFLYTEIVLFGGLFVLYAVYFAGYTEDFIAGAKELDLFFGVVNTIILLISSFCVAAGVTAVQKAHYRIALAGLWGALACGAIFLVNKYIEWGHKFAHGIYPGSDRLVDGPGGQNLFFGLYFVTTGLHGLHIIIGMTLLAVSLVLVTRQKITPKNNAMLDNSGLYWHLVDLIWIFIFPLFYLVV from the coding sequence ATGACGGCTCACACAGACCCCACCGGCAAAAAACTGGGCATGTGGCTGTTTCTGTATACGGAGATTGTCCTGTTCGGCGGTCTGTTTGTTTTGTATGCCGTGTATTTTGCCGGATACACCGAAGATTTCATTGCCGGTGCCAAAGAACTGGATCTGTTTTTCGGGGTGGTGAACACCATTATCCTCTTGATTTCCAGTTTTTGTGTGGCCGCCGGCGTCACAGCGGTGCAAAAGGCCCACTACCGAATCGCTCTGGCCGGCCTGTGGGGGGCCCTGGCCTGCGGGGCGATATTTCTGGTGAACAAGTATATTGAATGGGGGCATAAATTTGCACACGGCATTTATCCGGGATCGGACCGGCTGGTGGACGGCCCGGGCGGTCAAAATCTGTTCTTTGGCCTGTATTTCGTGACCACCGGGCTTCACGGGCTTCACATCATCATCGGCATGACATTGCTGGCCGTGAGTCTGGTGCTGGTCACCCGGCAGAAGATCACGCCCAAAAACAATGCCATGCTGGACAATTCAGGCCTGTACTGGCACCTGGTGGACCTGATATGGATCTTTATTTTTCCCTTGTTTTATCTGGTGGTCTGA
- a CDS encoding DOMON domain-containing protein — protein MMKKIGLLMLAAAVFLPGSLFASDYAHKLEVKDMTVSWTLDSDQIQMELSAKTTGWVAIGIDPEDAMGGGDIIIGAVKNGKVRIEDHFADRKRGHSSDDKLGGTNQVIDPAGKEENGVTTLSFTRLVNALEQWDKPIRTDGKTRVMIAFGTGRDSFIAGHQFRTVYDIDFATGEAVKIK, from the coding sequence ATGATGAAAAAAATCGGATTGTTGATGCTGGCCGCAGCTGTTTTTCTGCCGGGCAGCCTGTTTGCTTCAGACTATGCCCACAAACTGGAAGTCAAAGACATGACCGTGTCCTGGACACTGGACAGTGACCAGATCCAGATGGAATTGAGTGCCAAAACCACGGGCTGGGTTGCCATTGGTATCGATCCGGAAGATGCCATGGGCGGTGGCGATATTATTATCGGGGCCGTTAAAAACGGCAAGGTGAGAATCGAAGACCATTTTGCGGACAGAAAACGGGGTCATTCTTCAGATGATAAACTGGGGGGAACCAATCAGGTGATTGATCCGGCGGGAAAAGAGGAAAATGGGGTGACCACCCTCTCTTTCACCCGTTTGGTGAACGCATTGGAACAATGGGACAAGCCCATACGCACAGACGGCAAGACAAGGGTCATGATCGCCTTTGGTACGGGCAGGGACTCCTTTATCGCCGGACATCAGTTTCGGACGGTATATGATATTGATTTTGCCACGGGTGAGGCTGTCAAAATCAAATGA